In the genome of Lactuca sativa cultivar Salinas chromosome 3, Lsat_Salinas_v11, whole genome shotgun sequence, the window TCGCATAAAGTTAACCGGGTCGGATTATGAGCCACAAGTTGGAGATCTTATTGCCCTGACAAAAATTAAACCTAAATGCATCGCGGATCTTGATCGACCAAACAGCCGTTTCCTCATCGCTTTTGTGTCATCATTGATCGATCAAAAGCCGATGACAATACAAGTTTTGTCATCAGACATTATCGAATCCAATACAGTTGAGGCAAGACGATCAAAAGCTTTTGTTGTTTATCTGACGAACTTGACTACAAATATGCGTATTTGGAAAGCTCTTAATTGGGAGGGCAACATGAGTATCATTCAAAGAACATTGTCGACGTCGAGTGCTCCAGTAAGGATTTAAATTCGACACCCATATCAAAGTTGCCAACACCACGATTATAGTTAtactttataacaaagttttgtTAAAAATATGTTTGTATACAGGTTGCTACAAATTGTAATGAAAGTTGTCGAGCAGAAGGAAAGGGAGTTATTGACTTAGAATTAAGACCAGCATTTGATTCATTTCATCTTGATAGTTCACAAGAAGCAGCTGTGATAAGTTGTCTTGTTGCTAATAGATGTCGGCATCACAACTCCATCAAATTAATTTGGGGTCCTCCAGGGACTGGAAAGACAAAAACGATGGCTTCATTATTGTTCCTTTTGTTAAGGTCAAAACGCAGAACACTTACTTGTGCTCCAACCAATATTGCAGTGGTAGGAGTTGCAAAGAGGGTATTGAGTTTAGTAAGCGATCATGATTTGGGATGCGATACTTATGGCTTAGGAGATATTGTTTTATTTGGTAATCAAGAACGAATGAAGATTAACGATGATGATAACCAAGAGCTTCTTGATGTGTTTCTTGACAACAGAATTGATGCTCTTTCAAACGGTTTATcgctatggaaattttatgtgactGGTATGATTCAGTTTCTTGAAAATCCCATGAAAGAGTATCGCCGCTTGATTGTTTTTCCAAAACCGAGTATATTAATCAAGACTAAAAGCAAGCTAAAGTCACAAGggaataatgaagaaaagaaaatgACTTTTGAGGAGTTTGCCATGAACAgatttaatgtttttggaaaaaaGCTTATTTCTTGTATCAGAAGCTTGTATACCCATTTGCCTACCTCAATGGTTTCGCTTGCTTACGCAAAGAAATTGTATCTATCCATTGATATCATTGAGATGGTTGGGGAGTCTGTGAACGAAATAGTAACTAGTAACAAAAGCTTAAAGGAAGCCTTCAATAAAAAAACAGTTTCAAGCTATTCGAAGCTAAGATTTCATAAAGCTGAATGTCTGCTTGCACTAAAAGAGCTTCTTGATGCATCTTTCATTCCGAAACCTATGGACATGGATCAACTTAAAATTTTTTGCTTAGGTAGTGCTTGTTTGATCTTCTGTACAGCCTCAAGCTCTATCAAATTGTGTACGAATGCAATGAAGCCAATAGATTTGGTTTTAATTGATGAAGCTGCACAGCTTAAAGAATGTGAATCTGCTATTCCATTGCAGCTTCGAGGTGTTCAAAATGCTGTGCTTGTTGGGGACGAAAGGCAGCTGCCATCGATGGTTCAAAGCAAGGTCATGACCAACAAGACTCCTTTTATTACTTTTGTTGCAATTAAGTTGCATGACAGTCACAATAGTTGCAAAAAGTTCCCCATTTGGATTCTTTTTGGCTAATTTCATTTAGCAACACACATTATGTGACGAATTTATTTGATTCATGACAGATTTGTGAGGAGGCAAAATTTGGAAGGAGCTTATTCGAGAGACTGGTTCAACTTGGACATGGAAAACACCTTCTCAACATTCAGTACAGGATGGATCCTTCAATTAGCCAGTTTCCTAATGCAGAGTTTTACGGTGGGGCGATCTTGGATGGTCCAAATGTCACTAATAAGTGTCGCGAAAAGAATCTTTTGCGACATGGTATGT includes:
- the LOC111895845 gene encoding uncharacterized ATP-dependent helicase C29A10.10c codes for the protein MSNTSSSWNQKQQSQKRRHQGLLDVVLSWSLSDILNKDLYKLQVKELPLTFSSTTHYMNSFKYPLLEETHADLLSQVAGISQAPSSCISSLQRIPTGNDRELLYRIKLTGSDYEPQVGDLIALTKIKPKCIADLDRPNSRFLIAFVSSLIDQKPMTIQVLSSDIIESNTVEARRSKAFVVYLTNLTTNMRIWKALNWEGNMSIIQRTLSTSSAPVATNCNESCRAEGKGVIDLELRPAFDSFHLDSSQEAAVISCLVANRCRHHNSIKLIWGPPGTGKTKTMASLLFLLLRSKRRTLTCAPTNIAVVGVAKRVLSLVSDHDLGCDTYGLGDIVLFGNQERMKINDDDNQELLDVFLDNRIDALSNGLSLWKFYVTGMIQFLENPMKEYRRLIVFPKPSILIKTKSKLKSQGNNEEKKMTFEEFAMNRFNVFGKKLISCIRSLYTHLPTSMVSLAYAKKLYLSIDIIEMVGESVNEIVTSNKSLKEAFNKKTVSSYSKLRFHKAECLLALKELLDASFIPKPMDMDQLKIFCLGSACLIFCTASSSIKLCTNAMKPIDLVLIDEAAQLKECESAIPLQLRGVQNAVLVGDERQLPSMVQSKICEEAKFGRSLFERLVQLGHGKHLLNIQYRMDPSISQFPNAEFYGGAILDGPNVTNKCREKNLLRHGMYGSYLFIDVDSANEEFDNNHSTKNVVEVAVIAEIVANLFKDSVANKQPVTIGCISPYKAQVNAIQAKLGKKYSQKENGSTFTVNVRSVDGFQGSEEDVIIFSTVRCNQRGSVGFLSNRQRANVALTRARHCLWIVGNKETMIKSGSVWTALVSDAEDRGCVYSASENKNLAQAMVQAMVELGQFGLLLKKESLLFKEAKWRVNFDNAFLERMERIGSLYIRKQVVSLLVKLSDGWRQHRKSNRNNFNDTPGIYDILETYNLDGRLYLVWSVDIVYENSLCAQVLKVWDILPLSQIQQCAKSLEQVFGNYTLDMIKRCQTKCSGRNQALPMTWPEDLGNDLSRDLASQFDKLCLSAVSL